A stretch of Dama dama isolate Ldn47 chromosome 22, ASM3311817v1, whole genome shotgun sequence DNA encodes these proteins:
- the PIANP gene encoding PILR alpha-associated neural protein: protein MESRMRPALLLSHLLSLWSLLLLPLPPPAQGSSSSPRTPPAPARPPCARGGPSAPRHVCVWERAPPPSRSPRVLRSRRQVLPGTAPPATPSGFEEGPPSSQYPWAIVWGPTVSREDGGDPNSVNPGFLPLDYGFAAPHGLATPHPNSDSMRADGDGLILGEAPATLRPFLFGGRGEGVDPQLYVTITISIIIVLVATGIIFKFCWDRSQKRRRPSGQQGALRQEESQQPLTDLSPAGVTVLGAFGDSPTPTPDHEEPRGGPRPGMPQPKGAPAFQLNRIPLVNL from the exons ATGGAGTCCAGGATGCG GCCTGCATTGCTGCTGTcccatctcctctctctctggtCACTGCTGTTGCTGCCCCTCCCACCGCCTGCTCAaggttcctcctcctcccctcgaACCCCACCAGCCCCAGCCCGGCCCCCCTGTGCCCGGGGAGGCCCCTCAGCACCACGccacgtgtgtgtgtgggagCGGGCACCTCCACCAAGCCGATCCCCTCGGGTCCTGAGATCACGTCGGCAAGTCCTCCCGGGCACCGCACCCCCAGCCACCCCATCAGGCTTTGAGGAGGGTCCACCCTCATCCCAGTACCCCTGGGCTATTGTGTGGGGCCCTACGGTGTCTCGAGAGGATGGGGGGGACCCCAACTCTGTCAATCCTGGATTTCTGCCCCTGGACTATGGTTTTGCAGCCCCCCACGGGCTGGCTACCCCACACCCCAACTCAGACTCCATGAGGGCTGATGGAGATGGGCTCATCCTTGGAGAAGCACCTGCCACCCTGAGGCCCTTCCTGTTTGGGGGGCGTGGTGAAG GTGTGGACCCTCAGCTCTATGTCACAATTACCATCTCCATCATCATTGTCCTCGTGGCCACCGGCATCATCTTCAAGTTCTG CTGGGACCGCAGTCAGAAACGGCGCAGGCCCTCGGGGCAGCAAGGGGCCCTGAGGCAAGAGGAGAGCCAGCAGCCCCTGACTGACCTGTCCCCAGCCGGGGTCACTGTGCTGGGGGCCTTCGGAGATTCGCCCACTCCCACTCCTGACCACGAGGAACCCCGAGGGGGACCCCGGCCCGGGATGCCCCAGCCCAAGGGGGCACCAGCCTTCCAGCTGAACCG GATTCCCCTGGTGAATCTATGA